From a region of the Candidatus Omnitrophota bacterium genome:
- a CDS encoding formylglycine-generating enzyme family protein has translation MVSWNDCQTFIQKLNQLGQGTFRLPTEAEWEYACRAGTTMRFYWEDDPNNSQIGEYAWYDGNRSRNGTEEAGLKLPNAFGLFDMSGNVWEWCQDLYGNYSSDSQNDPTGTNSGSLRLSRGGSWEHHGPGSYRSAARYRHGPDETLNDLGFRLVRNQ, from the coding sequence ATGGTTTCCTGGAACGATTGCCAAACCTTTATTCAGAAATTAAACCAATTGGGACAAGGGACATTCCGTTTGCCAACAGAGGCGGAATGGGAGTACGCCTGTCGTGCGGGGACAACGATGCGGTTCTATTGGGAAGATGATCCGAATAACAGCCAAATCGGTGAATACGCTTGGTATGATGGCAATCGCAGCCGAAATGGAACGGAGGAAGCGGGATTGAAATTGCCGAACGCCTTTGGATTGTTTGATATGAGCGGGAACGTCTGGGAGTGGTGTCAGGACTTGTATGGGAATTATAGTTCGGATTCGCAAAATGATCCAACCGGAACAAATAGTGGTTCGCTCCGCTTATCTCGAGGCGGCAGCTGGGAACACCACGGCCCCGGGAGTTATCGTTCGGCTGCTCGCTACAGACACGGACCCGACGAAACACTCAATGATCTTGGTTTTCGACTTGTCAGGAATCAATGA
- a CDS encoding SUMF1/EgtB/PvdO family nonheme iron enzyme: MKLIPAGTFMMGSPESEKDQDPDEGPQHQVTLTKPFYMGKYEVTQAQWQAIMGNNPSYFSGKSNN, encoded by the coding sequence ATGAAATTGATCCCAGCGGGAACGTTTATGATGGGATCGCCGGAAAGTGAGAAGGATCAAGACCCAGATGAAGGGCCGCAGCATCAGGTTACGCTTACTAAGCCGTTCTATATGGGGAAGTATGAAGTAACCCAAGCGCAATGGCAGGCGATAATGGGGAATAATCCTTCCTATTTCAGCGGAAAGTCTAACAATTAG
- a CDS encoding sigma 54-interacting transcriptional regulator, with product MPETSKQNPSDSVHSDQKCKWIVPPGLHKEVNDFVHLYELLYSSQKHNLSNRKPLMIIGDSGVGKSLFTDIFEKLYRLDYPSSKVKTFNCAAFQKDLILAELFGYKKGAFTGAIKDKVGLLKTADGGLVILEEIGELTEPDQAKLLTFLENGGRYYPVGSTKEERNVLAL from the coding sequence ATGCCAGAAACATCAAAACAGAATCCTTCCGATTCCGTCCATTCCGATCAAAAATGTAAATGGATCGTTCCGCCAGGATTACATAAAGAAGTCAATGATTTTGTTCATCTCTATGAACTTCTTTATTCATCGCAAAAACATAATCTTTCCAATCGAAAGCCGCTGATGATTATCGGCGATAGCGGCGTTGGAAAATCTCTTTTTACGGATATTTTTGAAAAATTGTATCGGCTAGATTATCCCTCCTCCAAAGTAAAAACTTTTAATTGTGCAGCATTTCAAAAAGACTTAATTCTCGCAGAATTGTTCGGCTATAAAAAGGGCGCATTCACTGGAGCGATTAAAGATAAAGTAGGATTATTGAAAACTGCCGACGGAGGTTTGGTCATTCTCGAAGAAATTGGAGAACTAACCGAACCGGATCAAGCCAAGTTGCTTACCTTTTTGGAAAATGGCGGTAGATATTACCCCGTGGGCAGCACAAAGGAAGAACGTAACGTTTTAGCCCTTTGA